The nucleotide window GCAGGGAGTTGAGACGCAGGCAGGAATCGCTCAAAGGCTGAAAAAGCACTAGCCTGAAGACGAAGACCCCCACGCTAAGAAGCAACCGAAAAGGCGCTTCCGCCCTCCGTCCCGCTCCACGCCTCAGTGTCGCCTGGCCCTCCGATTGGCTGCTCCTCGCACCCGCCCGACAAAGGCTGTGACCCACGTGACTCAATGGCGGCCGGAGGATTGGTTGTCCGGCGGAGGCTGTTCTGGGCGGGGAGGTCTCGCGAGCTGCAGCAAAGCTAGGCTACCAGCAAGCGGGAAGCGGGACTGAGTTGTAGCCAGGAGCCGAAAGGCCGGGTGACTGCTGCTGTCAGTCTCCGCGGGCCGGAGCAAACCTCCCGAGACAGGGCGTAGGAGCTTGAGGAGTTCGGAGAGCGGGCTGTGGACTCGTGCCTGGGTCTTTGGTTTGAGCCCTGGCTTCGGCCTTACTCGTATTTCCCTGCAAGTACGGTCCCTCTCAGTCTTTCCTGAAGTCGGTGGGGTTtggactttattattattattttgttgagagtCCATTGTATGGAAGCACCGGTTGACCTGCGCAGCGCGCCGTGGAGACCGCCATGAGGTAGAAGCTAGGGGAGGGAGGGCTTAGAGATGCGTGTATGGTTACCTGCGTGCAGTATTGGAGGTAAGTTGGCTTTTTAAATTGTGCTGATGACTTTGTAATCTAGGAGTTTAAGTTTAGGAGAGAGGGGCGCCCAGTGACCGAATTAAACGTTCATTTATTGAGCCTCGtcctatgtaccaggcactgttccgAGTGCGATGGATGCAAAGGCCAGGAACACACTGGCCTGGTTCTTGAGGAAGTCCGTGCCATGGGGCTGATggcagagatggaaggagggTATGTGCATGGGTAAATAAGTAGCGTGTGATGGCGTGCTGTGGTGGGGAAAAGTGCTGTGTAAGTGAGACGAAAGGATGACAGAGTTAGAGACCACTTAGAGAAGGTGACGTTTGAGTAAGGTTACTATAATTAGAAGTTCTCCAGGTTGAAAGGGTTGGGGGAGGCACTCCAGATGGAGCAAAGTGTACTGAGGAAGAGAACTAGGAATGTGTGCGTGCTGTGAATGGCGGGAGCACACTTGGAGCTCCGCTCCCAAGTTTCGCGCTTTTAGACAAAGTTATTTAAGGTCTCTCAGCCTCTGTTTTCCTCGTTTTTAATGTGTACTTCACCGGTGTAGGAAGATGAACTAAAGACTCCCGGGTAGCCCCTGTAAAACAGTCACTTTGTTAGTCCCCTCGCCCCCCGCCCCTTTTTAATGGAGTTTAATTGCTGAATGGTTAACACAGACCAACAGCTGTCAATTTTTAACTAAGGAGTATCAATCTATTGACATTTATAGATGGCTGAAGGAAGCATGTGCTGTCTCCAGAATTGTTACTTAGGTACTGACAACACCATGCTGAAAGGCTGGGGAGGGTGACATTGTGGTCCAAGTACTTTTCCACATCAGTGACAACATACCACCAGAAGGTGTCatttagaataaatgaaattcaGTCAGCTGGGGAGGGTGACATTGTGGTCCAAGTACTTTTCCACATCAGTGACAACATACCACCAGAAGGTGTCatttagaataaatgaaattcagtcagctttcttttcttactcACTCACTTTTCTTACTTACAATTTCTTACTCAGAAATTGATTATCCAGGTTTTGAATTACTTACACTTTGCatggcttcttctttttttaaaacatttttttaaattttcttttttttttaaattttttatttatttttgagacagagagagacagaacattagcagggaaggggcagagagagagggagacatagaatctgaagcaggctccaggctctgggctgtcagcacagagcccgacgcagggctcgaactcaaagactctgagatcatgacctgagccaaagtcggatgctcaaccgactgagccacccaggcgccccttgcattgcttcttttatctttcctatggcctggagaaaaatgaaattaagcctCATATTTAACTGGTAGtggaaaaatgtaaatctgatcatCAAACCTCTGTTCTCTTTCCAGCTCTACTGTTAGTTAATTTGTTGTGAACCTTTGGCAAAACGTAGCCTCTCTGGATCTTGGACTTTTAAGATAGAAGATTCCAGTATAAAGATTTTATGACTATACTTCTTCTCTTTGTTAGGAGCAGAATTATAAATCAAACTGTATATTAAATGAGCTGGAGTTTATAATGGAATGTAGTAGAAAATCTTTTCTAAAGCTTTTGCTTTAGGATGACAAATCTCTTCACAGACATCCCTGAAATTTTATCATGCCTAGTGTTTgggctcattaaaaaaaaatttggggggcgcctgggtgactcagtcatttaagcatccaacccttgattttggctccagtcatgatctcacagttggtgggatggagccctgcatccgtcgggctctgcactgacagcctggagcctgcttgggattctctctccctctctcaaaaataaataaacattaaaaaaaattgtttttaatcataaatcCTTCTCCACTCTCCtgtatttcaaaagcaaaaaagttCCTCCAAGTTTGCATTTTTGTACAGCAGACTTGCTTAAAGCAAAACGTAatggaaaataaagtatttgttgaaaaccCATGGTTGAAACTTATCTATAAagaagcctttatttttttcataggtTAACCTAAGTTTTCTTGGATGTGGAGAGTGTTGGGCTGCTCTTAGATATAGAAGGATGTGAAATGGAATGATGCGATGATGAGTGAAGTATAGTCTGACCTGGTATTGCCACTGCTTCGGTGTTGGCCTTGACCAGGGTATGATCCCTTAATCTTCTCTCTGAGCTGATTCTGGTTGTGGTTTTTCCACATTGGTATGTTTTAATCTATTTGCATACTGATTTTATTATGTATAAGAATGTTTCTTTGATATTCTTTTGAATTGCTGATACTTTGCTGTTTTCCTTCTTAGGTTGAGGTGAAAAATCTGGCTTTTGATATCTTCGTGGAGGACTACATTATTTCAATCCTGAATCTGGTTCAGTTTCCTTATTGACTTATTATGatattaaaaatgcttaattaaCTATGgtgtttgttttcataaaacCTTGCGCCCCAAAAAGAACTTTTACAAATATCTATTACATTCTTCTTATGGTACACAAAagtgttaatattttcaaatccaTAGGTTAATCCATTTCAAAATTTAATCAACTTGGTGCTATCAGAGAATGTGCTTTGAATTGCTAAATGAGTGAAAATATTGGAAAACACTTATCTCAGCAGAGgcacttaaattattttcatccttCCTCTACCCATATATTTTCACCAACCTGACTATCCAGTGGCATGAATTTTACTACACAGAACTGAAGTGTTTCTGTAGTATTTCTAAGACGGTATTTCACACAAAGCTGAATTCTTGCTGTTGGAGTAGaggatttttttctccaagtattagattagcaattaaaaaaaaaaaaaaaaaacaaaaaaccacacacacacacacacacacacacacacacaagatgtcAATACAAAAATACCTCAAAGTCAAAGGTGGTCtgaatgaaaaatttaaacaCCTCAGTAATCTTTACATTTCCACATAATCATGACAACTTGGAACAGCTCTTTGccaaaaacatttattcttaaaatttgtttcagCATTTCACAGAAACTTACTAATAGCCAGAATAATTTGTGCCCATTTTGCAGACTCTTAACAGCAAGAAGAAAGAGCTTATTAAAAGATTCTTTTGCACAAAGTTAGATCAGTATTTTAGTTCATCTCTTAATTAATCAGATTTGCTTTCACACTGAAATCTTCAGACAACAATATACACTCAACCCCTACTTTTCTTTAACCAGTTTCCCATCTGTATGGCTCATAAAGGAATCTTCTTTAAAAGTTGATAAACTATAACAGGTGTTACTTAACAAGTGGATCACAGTATATGGAAGGCGCTTTGTTCTTCTAAAGTGTTTCTAAGTATGTCTATAAAGAGCAGGTCTATGTTTCACATTGTTTGCAAACTGATAAAATATCTTCTTCATAGGCAgataaatgctttcttttctcaagaAGAAGGCTGCTACCTATTCACTACCCACTTTATGAGGTCTAACTTGGGTTTTTCCTGAGAGCTTCTATACCTCTTGTTCTTCAAGGAAAAGCTTCTGTACTAACTATCCCCTTTTATCCACTTCCTGTACATTGACCTTCATGTCTCCTGTCAGTCCTGATTCTCATTCTAACCAGCTTGGTAAACTCTAAGTAGGAATCTAGACAGCAAGTTAAAAGGTTAAGATCAATGgatacatctttttaaagaaatccatatacagttgacccttgaacaacacaaattTGAACTGTGTAAGTCTACTTATATTCGGATTTCTTACAGTACAGTACGGTAAAAAGTAcagtataaaattttttttaacttttattcatttctcagagacagagcatgagcagggaaggggcagagagagagggagacacagaatctgaagcaggctccaggctctgagctgtcagcacagagcccgatgcggggctggaactcacaaactgcgagatcatgacctgagatgcagtcggatgctcaaccgactgagccacccaggcacccccaaaaaagtACAGTATAAAGGTACTTTCTCTTAATCTTAGTATTTTCCCTATCTTATTTTACTGCAAGAATACGGTATATAATACAtctaacatacaaaatgtgtgttaattgactatttattcgtaaggcttctggtcaacagtaggctattagtagttcagttttgggggattcaaaagttatatgtggggGGCCGGTGAACACATGTTCAGGGGTCAACTCTAGTTATTTAAAGTCCATATAATTATGAGTCGAGGATGAGAAGTATCAAACAATGCTACATACTGTGCTGAAAATCAGTCCTGTGGCCTTATAGTGCAGTAATTTTGTTGTGAGATAAAATGCTAATCCGTTTCAGTTCTCAGGGGAGTACAGTTTAATTAGATGTTGTACTTCTGTTGGATAACCTGTTATGGGACAAGCTTGGTGAACCCTGACATAATTAAACACACAGCGATAACAAAACACATAGCCAGAGGTGGCAAGAACAGTATCATTCACCCGGGTTTTACGACACAGTGGGCACACAGTCTTCATTTTGGGTAACAGAGGAGAATCAGAATTGTAGTCCAGGTGTACAGGTGGTGGCGGAGTAGGTAGGGCAGTCAGCGATTTGACGGTTTCTTGATTTTCAGATGAGTACCACCACTCAAGGAATTGCAGAAAGAATACTCCCACAGAAAGGCCAGTAGAGAGGGATAAGGCAGCACCTCCCACAGCTTTCTTCAGAGCTGACTTTATCTTCTCACCAACACTGGTGGGAGAACAGAACGAggagacaaaaggagaaaatgcttATGTAGGTATCATCAGAGAATGGCTACTAAAATTATAGTTCTTACACTCTTCATCAGAATCACCGATTCGGTTTGGGGATTGAGTAGTTGCTAGATTGGCACTGTCTCCTTTAGTATCTGttctaaatgatttcttttttctgaccTACAGTCTTTTGGGAGTATAGGAGCTAAACTTTGTATTTAATGACTAgggtcttctttgtttttgttttaagaaagaaattagacTGATTAtatagattgtgtgtgtgtgtgtgtgtgtgtgtgtgtgtgtgtgtgtgtaaggtagTATATCCAGGAAAAGGAACAACGcttttaacaaaaaataacttaGCAACATTGAGGAATATATATTTGAACTTGTAGGACACCACAAACACTAACTAGAAGCAGTATAGCATTGTGGTTAAGACACAGTCTTGAGAACTGTTGATCAGGCTTGGATCTCAGTTCTGCCACCTTCCAGCCATGTGGCCTTGGCAAGGGACTTCAGTATCAGGGCTCAGTTTCCTTAGCTGTTAAATGGAACAGTGAATTTATTTCATTCGGTTGTGATGAGGATTGAGGTAACGTACGTAAAGCAAacacctagcacagggcctgacgcacgCAGCAAGCGTGCACAAAAATATAGCCAGTGTGATGAGGAAGTTTACCAGGATGGCCACTCTTGTTCTATGGACACGAGAATTTTTCTGCGTTTACAAAATACCTCAAAGTGAACCGAGGAAGGTGGATTTAATAAAATTGGTTCTGATTTTAGAATATGTTAATGAAATATTTGGGGGAATGTTAAAGCCTTACCTCTTGGCTGGTTGCTGCATCATGCTGACTTCAGCTGGTCTGTGCTCCAGAGCTTGTATATCCTGAACTGTAAGTCGACCTAACCGAACACCAGCCAGCCTCAGCAGTGGTGAGTGATGCTGAGCCTTTCCTAGGATGTATCGAAGTTGTTGTACAAAAAACCAGCCTTCCCATGCCATGTTAACAAATGGGTAGGCTGCCAGGAAGGCTCTATAAAACTGTTTCCAACGGGAAGAAGGGGGATGAATAGAATATTCATCCTCTTCTCTCAGGCTAGAAACCAGCTTCTCTAGCTTCACTTTCAGGtagggaagaagaaccaggaacaTAATTGACTTCCAAAGCTGCTGCTTTGGGAGACCAGCACTGGCCAACCTCTGAAGCTTGTGTGTGTCCTCCATTACAATGCGCTTTAAGCCATAAAAATTTTCAGAGAATGAGGCACTGGTTTTGGACAAATAATGCTGCTGGAGCAGAAGATCTAGCAGGGTGAAGATTTCATCAAACCACCTCCAAAAGAAGCCATAGTGGGCAGGATTGGATTCTGCAAGAACCTACagcaaagtaaattaataaaatgaaattcattccATTTCACAATTACTATGCATTGTATTTGCacttccccttttttcttctaaattctaTACTTTAGGCTTAAATGAGCACTTCTTTTGGGGTCTGCCCTATCCTCCCTGAAGTGCTGGGTTATTCAGTACAGGGCTCTACACATAACATGGACTCAATAACCGTTAAACCATAGGATGTGAATTATAATTATTGGTTTGGTTTTTACCCAGTCCCTAAAAACTCTCAGAGAATTGACACCTTACCTTGACCACATGCTGAAGAGCAGGTCTCACTGCTGTCATTAAACTCTCCTGTGCTACCACCTCAAAGATGGATGGCTGGTCATCCACCACAGAAGCAGTTGTGATGTGAGCCCCGTGCTCAGCCATAATTTCCCGTGTGCACTGGGTTTCACTTTGCCCACAAACTCTTTAGTAAGCATGAACTTGTTTTAGTTATCAAATAGGTGCTTAATCTTTCTGCAAGAGACCCAAAACTCCTCTTTCACGGAAGTGGGGGAAAAAGACCTCTTctggaggcagaagggaggggtCTCAAACTAAGGAGGTTAAGAACGAAGTTAAGGCAGACGCGGGTGGAAGTGGTGTGTGGGGTAGGGGTAACTTGTCAAATGCTGTACCTCACAGGGCAGAGCATGCCTATGGGGACAGGGATGGGCGAAGGAGTGATATCTTCTGGAGCTGCAGCCCTGGAGGCTGCGAATCAGGGACTCTAACTCGTGAGGGCTCAAGAGCCAGCTAGCTCTGAGGGGTTAGAGGTGCCAGTGCGGACTCGGTACGCGAAGACCGGCTCCAGCC belongs to Acinonyx jubatus isolate Ajub_Pintada_27869175 chromosome E1, VMU_Ajub_asm_v1.0, whole genome shotgun sequence and includes:
- the PEX12 gene encoding peroxisome assembly protein 12 is translated as MAEHGAHITTASVVDDQPSIFEVVAQESLMTAVRPALQHVVKVLAESNPAHYGFFWRWFDEIFTLLDLLLQQHYLSKTSASFSENFYGLKRIVMEDTHKLQRLASAGLPKQQLWKSIMFLVLLPYLKVKLEKLVSSLREEDEYSIHPPSSRWKQFYRAFLAAYPFVNMAWEGWFFVQQLRYILGKAQHHSPLLRLAGVRLGRLTVQDIQALEHRPAEVSMMQQPAKSVGEKIKSALKKAVGGAALSLSTGLSVGVFFLQFLEWWYSSENQETVKSLTALPTPPPPVHLDYNSDSPLLPKMKTVCPLCRKTRVNDTVLATSGYVFCYRCVFNYVRVHQACPITGYPTEVQHLIKLYSPEN